DNA from Mucilaginibacter mallensis:
TTTTTACCGCCTCCTTAATAAAGGCCGGCCTGTCCTCATGCCGGAATGTCTCACGCATATCAGTTGTGGCCACCATTACATAATCGCGATACGGAAAATTATTATCAGTAAAGCGTTCCAGGTTATCGTAATTAGGTATGCCGGTAACTATTATCCTGTTGTTTTCAGTTCCGTTTTTTGTAAAAAAAGCCTTGTACCCTTCAGATGCCGCACAGTATATATCACAAATATTTGTTGAGCCGTTTAGCGATGTATTACCGGTGAAGGCAATAGGTAAGCCAAGTGTTTTAACAATATGAGTCATTAGTGTAGCCTTATCAATCATGCCTTCCTGCACCCATAGCGTTTTATTGTGTCGCAAACGGGTTGGCACTATCATGTCACTGCAAAAAACTACTAGGTCATAGTTATTTTTTTGCGCTTTATAATCCATTTGCAGGTTATGGCTTTCAAGGTAGTTTTCAGTATTTTTTCTGAACTGGCCGGCAAGGGCGGTACCGTTTGCCAGGGGTGTATATTTTATAAGGAAATTAAGAAACTTTGAATCAGTAAAAATCTGGCTGAACCAACAATCGTACTCCGGTAATAAGGAAGCGATCTGGTGCATTTGAGAGGCCTGATTAAGGGATCCTGTAATGAATAAAATATTCTTTCTCATCTGCTATTTTCAATCAATATTCCCAAACTTATAAAATAGCTTTTCGTGATTTACTATGAAAAATAAACATTCATGAATATTTAATATTTAACTAATATATTATTTACATTCAGGCTCTTATGTAATATTAGTGTTAACTGAGCTTCAATTATAAGGGTAGGTAATGTTAATTTTAACAGCATATTAAACTTTGTGTAAACCTTGTATTAAACAAATCTATAATTGCTTAATACTCACAACCTTGGTTGATTTGTCATTAATTAAGAACGTTTTCAATTCTTCCAGTTTATCAGTATTTATAAGGTCGACGCCACAGTTTAATAAGGTCTTCCAAACAACGGTATTCTCAGGCGATGCCCATAGCCTCACTTTCCGATTAAACTTATGAGCAACATTTACAAACGAACAAAGGCGTTGTCTTTCCTGATCGGGCAAAGCACCGTCACCACGCCAGTTTAATAGTTTGGAATACTTACAACTAGCCATCATATACATGTCGGTAAGCGTATCTTTTCGTACCAGTCGCAGGTCTTCATCTACAAAGGCAAACCGGGCATATTCAGTACTTAATAACTTCTCGGGTTTATGGCCTGATATTACAATAGTAACCGGCCCTATATGAATATTACCGTTTGAATAACTCGACAGCATACCACTATATTTCTGAAGCATATCCTTTAAAACCAGGTAAGTTTTATCAGCGTCTGATTTTACATCGATCATCAGCGTAACCGAGTTACGATAACCCGGGTACACTTCACCATTGTTTTTTAATACATGATCAAATAAGGGTTTCAGGTACAGATCTTCAAGTGTGCGGTGATGGTTTAATACAGGCAGTATATGAGCTACAATAAGCCTGCCATCGCGCTCATAAACGTCAGCCTCAATGTAAGTATAACCGTTATCGAGCGCGTCTAGTAAGGGCCGTTTATGCCAGTAATCATTATGGGCAAACCCGTTTAAAAGTGGCACGCATTGGGCTTTTGTATTTAGTTTCAGGAAGAGGGTCAGTAAGGCAATCAGGAAAATTTGGGAGGGTAATAAGGGGTTTTTAAATAAGCGCATATAAATGTCAATTATTTATATGCAATAGTAGCACTCTCCTATTAGTCAGTCATTAAGTTTAAGTTACTTAATCATTAGCTATTTACAGAAAAATACACAATAAATTAACATCACTTTGATGGTATTGCCCAAGGCATTTCCTGAGTTTTTATAGCTAAAATAAGCCTTATCAGCGACCCGAAAAAATATTTTCAGGAATTATTGCAAACTGATAATTCCTCGCTTTTTCATCATTATATTTGATAAGCATCTCCAATTCATTATGAACCTTCACCCTTACCTTTTGAAATACCGCAAGCCTTTACTTGCTGTACTGTTTATTGTCATTTTCATCACTGGGATCATTCTACTGGTTAAACACCAGCGGAAGACCAATGTGAACCCGGCGTTCAGCAAATACATTGAATCGTATACCAGCGGGGTTGTTTCGCGCGTGGCGGCAATACGAATTAAGCTTACCGGCGAAGTGCAAACCAGTCATGCCCAAAATGAGCCAATTGAGGACGGCGTTTTCAAATTCTCCCCGGCTATTGATGGGAAAGCTTATTGGATAGATGCGCAAACGATTGAATTCAGGCCTAAAAATGCCATGCAGGCTGATGAATTTTATGAGGGGGATTTTAACCTTGCAAAGATTACCAGTGTACCATCTGCACTGCATCATTTCGCCTTTCAGTTTAAGACCATTAAACCCGACTTTACCGTCACCTTTAACGGCCTGCAAACCGCTACCAACACTTCAAGGGATAAAATGAAATTAATCGGAGTTATCCAAACCGCAGATAAAGAAGATCCCTTAAAAATAGAAAAGATCATCCACGCCGAATACACTACGCCTGTAGTGATCACCTGGCAGCATGATAATGTGACCAACACACACACTTTCACTATTGATAATATTAACAGGCCAACAGCCGCCTCTACACAGTTAACCGTGCGTTGGAATGGCTCTCCTTTGGGTATTGAGAGTAACGATAGCCAGGCATTTGACATCCCGATTGTCGGCGTTTTCAAGGTACTGGATATCCGTGCCGTGCAAGATCAGGACGAGTACGTGGAGGTGCAGTTCTCTAACCCGGTTATGATAGGTCAGGAACTTAGCGGACTGATAGGAATGAACAACGTTAGCGAACCATCCTATACCATTGATGGCAGTTTGGTTAAAATATTTGCCTCCGATCGTTTATTGGGTAACTACAATGCTTTTGTAAACGAAGGCGTAAAGGATATTTATGGCGAAAAGATCACTGCTCCCTTTACGGCCAATGTATTTTTTGAAAACCGGCTGCCCGGGGTCATCATACCCGGTAAAGGCGTAATTCTGCCCGATTCAGGCAGATTGATGCTGCCTTTTGATGCAGTTAACCTGAAGGCGGTGGATGTTACCATCGTTAAGATCTATGCAAATAATGTAACCCAGTTCCTGCAAAACAATGATCTTACCACAGAGCAAGGGCTTAGACAGGTAGGTAAGCCGGTTGTACAAACTACCATCAGGCTGGATAAAGATAAAAGCCTGAAACTAACAGCTAAAAATCGCTTTATGCTGGATATTGATTCGCTGATACGGACCGAACCGGGTGCTATTTACCGGGTGATCATTGGTTTCAGGAAGGAATATTCCCTCTTTAATTGCAAAGCAGGCGGCGTTGCCAGGGTTAGCGGTGGTAATAATGATGAGGACGAAGTTGAAGAGGGTGATGATTACGGCTCTAATTCAGCAGGCGATAAGCTTGACGATTACGATGCTTTCTGGGCACGTTATGACAGCTATTACCCGGATGGCTATAAATGGAAAGAGCGCGACGATCCTTGCAGTAATTCCTTTTATACCAAAGACAAATGGGCAACACGCAACGTTATCGTATCCAACATTGGCCTCATCGCTAAAAAAGGCAACGATAACAACATGCTGGTTGCAGTAACCAACATCCTTAACGCGGCGCCTATGCCGGGTGTTGAACTTACTTTATTGGATTACCAGAAACAGGTGATTACCAAATCTGTATCTGATGCTAATGGCTTCGCGCATATCAGTTTAAAACATAAGCCATTTTTGCTGGTCGCGAAAAAGGGAGATGAGCGTGGTTATTTAAAGCTTGATGATGCCAGCGCATTGATGCTCTCCAAATTTGATGTGGGTGGTGAGCAGGTGCAAAACGGTTTAAAAGGGTTTATTTATGGCGAACGCGGCGTATGGAGGCCAGGTGATTCCATTTTCGTATCCTTTATTTTGCAGGATCAGCTTAAAACACTGCCACCGGATCATCCTGTGCAGTTTGAGCTTTACAATCCTGCGGGGCAGTTGTACAAGCGCATTACCCGTACCAATTCGGTTGATGGTTTCTATAGTTTCCACACGGCTACCACTACCTCTTCGCCTACCGGCACATGGATGGCTAAGGTAAACGTTGGCGGCGCAGCGTTCCAAAAGAATATCAAGGTGGAAACCATTATGCCTAACCGCCTCAAGATCGATCTTTCATTTGGCGGCAAAACGGCTTTAACCAAAGGCGGCGATATGGGCGGAACGCTGAAATCGACATGGCTTTTTGGCGGTATCGCTCAAAATTTGAAAGCCAAGGTAGATGCCTTTGTTAGTCCGCAGGTAACCGCCTTTAAAAACTTTGATGGTTATGTGTTTGACGATCCGACCCTAGCCTTTAACACCCAAACCCAAACAGTATTTGATGGCCGACTTGATGCAGGTGGAACTGCCAGAATAAACGCCAATATACAGGTAGATAAGCAGGCTCCCGGACAACTCAGGGCTAACTTCTTAGTAAAGGTGTTTGAGCCGGGTGGTAATTTCAGCATACAGCAGGTTATATTGCCTTACAATGCATATACCGGCTATGTCGGCATTAAAACACCGGAGGGCTCGGCTTATAGCGGCATGCTGGGCGTTGGTCAGGATAACACAATTAGTATTGCTGATGTAGATGTGAACGGCAATCCTTTCCTCGGCACCCGTGATGTTACTGTTGAACTATACAAAATACAATGGCGCTGGTGGTGGGACCAAACCGGGGATGAACTGAGTAATTTCACCCAAAACCAATATAACAAACTGGTAAGCACAGAAACTATTAAACTGGTAAATGGCAAAGGCAAATGGAACCTGCATGTAAAACAGGATGACTGGGGCCGCTACCTCATCCGTGTAAAAGATGAGCAAACCGGGCATGCAACCGGCAAAATTGTTTACCTGGATTGGACGGAACGCCTGCAGCAGACAAACGCTACCGACGCGGTAATGCTTTCCTTTGCATCCGATAAAAAAAGTTATAAGGTTGGCGAAACAGCAACCCTTACCATACCAACAGGTAATAACGGCCGCGCACTCATCAGCTTTGAAAGCGGCAGCAGGGTCATCAAATCGGTATGGATTGATACCTACCAGGGGCAAACGACCTATAAATTTAAGGTAGATGGCAGCATGTCGCCCAACGTGTTTGTTAACGTAACCATGCTGCAGCACCATGCGCAAATGGTAAACGACCTGCCTATCCGCATGTATGGCGTTATCCCGCTAATCGTGGATGACCCCGCAACCGTATTAAAACCGGTGATAACCATGCCGGATAAAATAAGGCCTGAAAGTACCTCAGCCATCACAGTTTCCGAAGCAAAAGGCAAGGAAATGACCTATACCATTGCCATAGTTGATGAAGGTTTACTCGATCTCACCAATTACAAAACGCCCGACCCACACCAGGCATTTTACGCCCGTGAAGCGCTGGGCGTTAAAACCTGGGACCTTTTTGATTATGTGATCGGTGCTTATGGGGGCGGGCTGGAACGTATCCTGAGCATAGGTGGTGATGAATCGTTGAACAGGAATCAGAATGTATCCGTTAACCGCTTTAAACCTGTGGTGAAATTCCTGGGGCCATATCACCTCAACGCTGGTGCCAAACAAACTCATCAGTTCACGCTGCCACAATATGTAGGTTCGGTACGGACGATGATCATAGCCGGGCATAACGGGGCTTATGGTTTTGCAGAGAAAGCCGTAGCCGTTAAAAAGCCATTGATGCTGCTGGCAACCTTGCCGCGCGTACTCGGGCCAAATGAGCAGATCAAATTACCGGTTACTGTTTTCGCGATGGAGAAGAATATAAAATCGGTTACCATACAGGTGCAGTCGAACGCCTTCAGCAATTTACAGGGTAACGATAAACAAACCCTTACCTTTAACGCGCCGGGCGACCAGATGGCTACTTTCAACTTAAATGTAAAGAACTTTGTTGGGGTTGGAAGTGTTAAAATAACCGCCAAAAGTGGTAATGAAACGGCTGAATACAGTGTTGAATTGAATGTACGCAACCCCAACCCGCCAATTACCAAAACGCTGGAAAAGGAACTAAAACCGGGCGAAACATGGAGCACACCTTATACCCCGGTGGGTATGTATGGCACTAACAAGGCCACGATGGAAGTATCGTCCATTACTTCCCTCAACCTTGCCAAACGACTGGATTACCTGATAGAATATCCTTATGGCTGCGCCGAACAAACTACTTCGGCGGGCTTTCCGCAATTGTATCTCGATCAACTTACCGATCTTTCTCAACGCCAAAAGGCTGATGCGGAGCGCAATATCAGGTCGACAATTGCAAGGCTCACCAATTTCCAGGCACCCGGTGGTGGTATCAGTTACTGGCCTGATGGGGGTCCGGCCGATGAATGGTGTACCAACTATGCAGGCAATTTTATGCTCGCCGCGCAGGCAAAAGGCTATGCCCTGCCCGTTGGCTTTATAGATTCATGGAAAAGATATCAGCATCAGCAAGCCGTGAACTGGACACCGGGTAAACGTAGCTATTATGACGAGGACCTTGTTCAGGCTTACCGTTTGTACCTGCTTGCACTGGCCCGCACACCCGAGTTGGGTGCCATGAACCGTTTAAAGGAATTTGCTTACCTATCGCCGCAGGCAAAATGGCGGTTGGCTGCTGCTTATAAATTAGCTGGTCAGCCCGAAACAGCACTGCAGATGATCAAAGGCCTGCCGCTTACTATTCAACCTTACGACCAGCTATACGGTACGTATGGATCTGATTTACGCGATGAAGCCATGATACTGGAAACCCTCACCCTGCTTGGCCAGCATCAAAAAGCGGCGGCTATGTTACAGACCGTATCAGCACATTTATCGCAGGATGATTGGTACAGCACACAAACTACGGCTTACGCCTTGCTGGCTATTGCCCAATACTGCGGCCAGAATAAGAACGGTAACAAGCTGATGTTTGATTATGGCAATACGGCTGTTACCTCAAGCTCCTATCTGTGGCAAGCCCCGCTTTCAGCAACAGGTGGCAATGTATCCATCAAAAATAAAGGCAATAATATTTTATACCTAAGACTGATACAAAAAGGTCAGCCCGCACCGAGCGATGAACCTGCTGGTGTAAATAACGATGATATACTGGGCATGCAGGTTAATTATATGACACTAAAAGGTCAGCCTATAAATATTACCAACCTGAAACAGGGAACAGATTTTGTGGCACAGGTTATCGTCAAAAATCCGGGGCATAAGGGGGCTTATTTCAATATGGCCTTGACCCAGATTTTCCCTTCGGGATGGGAAATATTGAACACCCGGATGCTGAATAATGATGAGGCTTTTAAATCCTCACCATCGGATTACCAGGATATCCGTGATGACCGGGTGAATACTTATTTCGGCATCGACGAAAGGCAGCAGGTTACCTATTATGTAATGCTGAATGCGGCTTATACCGGGCGCTATTACCTGCCGGCTACGTATTGTGGTGCGATGTACAACGCGTCGATCAATGCGCTGCAAAAGGGCAAATGGGTACAGGTTATAAAGTAATTGGGATGCGGTTTTCTTATAAAAGGCCTGCATGGCTAACCCGTACAAGGCTGGTGCTGATCGCATCGGCATTGGTCTTGTTCGGGCTATTCTGGTTTTGTTTGCCATCGAAATTATTCGATAAACCCACTGCCTATGTCATCAACGATGATCAGGGAGGTTTATTAGGAGCGGCTATTGCTACCGACGGGCAATGGCGTTTCCCTTATGACAGCATAGTACCTGAAAAATTCAAAAAATGCATTATCGCTTTTGAAGATAAGCGCTTT
Protein-coding regions in this window:
- a CDS encoding alpha-2-macroglobulin family protein, producing the protein MNLHPYLLKYRKPLLAVLFIVIFITGIILLVKHQRKTNVNPAFSKYIESYTSGVVSRVAAIRIKLTGEVQTSHAQNEPIEDGVFKFSPAIDGKAYWIDAQTIEFRPKNAMQADEFYEGDFNLAKITSVPSALHHFAFQFKTIKPDFTVTFNGLQTATNTSRDKMKLIGVIQTADKEDPLKIEKIIHAEYTTPVVITWQHDNVTNTHTFTIDNINRPTAASTQLTVRWNGSPLGIESNDSQAFDIPIVGVFKVLDIRAVQDQDEYVEVQFSNPVMIGQELSGLIGMNNVSEPSYTIDGSLVKIFASDRLLGNYNAFVNEGVKDIYGEKITAPFTANVFFENRLPGVIIPGKGVILPDSGRLMLPFDAVNLKAVDVTIVKIYANNVTQFLQNNDLTTEQGLRQVGKPVVQTTIRLDKDKSLKLTAKNRFMLDIDSLIRTEPGAIYRVIIGFRKEYSLFNCKAGGVARVSGGNNDEDEVEEGDDYGSNSAGDKLDDYDAFWARYDSYYPDGYKWKERDDPCSNSFYTKDKWATRNVIVSNIGLIAKKGNDNNMLVAVTNILNAAPMPGVELTLLDYQKQVITKSVSDANGFAHISLKHKPFLLVAKKGDERGYLKLDDASALMLSKFDVGGEQVQNGLKGFIYGERGVWRPGDSIFVSFILQDQLKTLPPDHPVQFELYNPAGQLYKRITRTNSVDGFYSFHTATTTSSPTGTWMAKVNVGGAAFQKNIKVETIMPNRLKIDLSFGGKTALTKGGDMGGTLKSTWLFGGIAQNLKAKVDAFVSPQVTAFKNFDGYVFDDPTLAFNTQTQTVFDGRLDAGGTARINANIQVDKQAPGQLRANFLVKVFEPGGNFSIQQVILPYNAYTGYVGIKTPEGSAYSGMLGVGQDNTISIADVDVNGNPFLGTRDVTVELYKIQWRWWWDQTGDELSNFTQNQYNKLVSTETIKLVNGKGKWNLHVKQDDWGRYLIRVKDEQTGHATGKIVYLDWTERLQQTNATDAVMLSFASDKKSYKVGETATLTIPTGNNGRALISFESGSRVIKSVWIDTYQGQTTYKFKVDGSMSPNVFVNVTMLQHHAQMVNDLPIRMYGVIPLIVDDPATVLKPVITMPDKIRPESTSAITVSEAKGKEMTYTIAIVDEGLLDLTNYKTPDPHQAFYAREALGVKTWDLFDYVIGAYGGGLERILSIGGDESLNRNQNVSVNRFKPVVKFLGPYHLNAGAKQTHQFTLPQYVGSVRTMIIAGHNGAYGFAEKAVAVKKPLMLLATLPRVLGPNEQIKLPVTVFAMEKNIKSVTIQVQSNAFSNLQGNDKQTLTFNAPGDQMATFNLNVKNFVGVGSVKITAKSGNETAEYSVELNVRNPNPPITKTLEKELKPGETWSTPYTPVGMYGTNKATMEVSSITSLNLAKRLDYLIEYPYGCAEQTTSAGFPQLYLDQLTDLSQRQKADAERNIRSTIARLTNFQAPGGGISYWPDGGPADEWCTNYAGNFMLAAQAKGYALPVGFIDSWKRYQHQQAVNWTPGKRSYYDEDLVQAYRLYLLALARTPELGAMNRLKEFAYLSPQAKWRLAAAYKLAGQPETALQMIKGLPLTIQPYDQLYGTYGSDLRDEAMILETLTLLGQHQKAAAMLQTVSAHLSQDDWYSTQTTAYALLAIAQYCGQNKNGNKLMFDYGNTAVTSSSYLWQAPLSATGGNVSIKNKGNNILYLRLIQKGQPAPSDEPAGVNNDDILGMQVNYMTLKGQPINITNLKQGTDFVAQVIVKNPGHKGAYFNMALTQIFPSGWEILNTRMLNNDEAFKSSPSDYQDIRDDRVNTYFGIDERQQVTYYVMLNAAYTGRYYLPATYCGAMYNASINALQKGKWVQVIK
- a CDS encoding phosphatidylinositol-specific phospholipase C/glycerophosphodiester phosphodiesterase family protein; the encoded protein is MRLFKNPLLPSQIFLIALLTLFLKLNTKAQCVPLLNGFAHNDYWHKRPLLDALDNGYTYIEADVYERDGRLIVAHILPVLNHHRTLEDLYLKPLFDHVLKNNGEVYPGYRNSVTLMIDVKSDADKTYLVLKDMLQKYSGMLSSYSNGNIHIGPVTIVISGHKPEKLLSTEYARFAFVDEDLRLVRKDTLTDMYMMASCKYSKLLNWRGDGALPDQERQRLCSFVNVAHKFNRKVRLWASPENTVVWKTLLNCGVDLINTDKLEELKTFLINDKSTKVVSIKQL
- a CDS encoding UDP-N-acetyl glucosamine 2-epimerase, whose translation is MRKNILFITGSLNQASQMHQIASLLPEYDCWFSQIFTDSKFLNFLIKYTPLANGTALAGQFRKNTENYLESHNLQMDYKAQKNNYDLVVFCSDMIVPTRLRHNKTLWVQEGMIDKATLMTHIVKTLGLPIAFTGNTSLNGSTNICDIYCAASEGYKAFFTKNGTENNRIIVTGIPNYDNLERFTDNNFPYRDYVMVATTDMRETFRHEDRPAFIKEAVKIANGRRLLFKLHPNENFERAEREIRQYAPLGTLLYHTGNTNEMIANCSELITQYSTVVYTGIALGKKVYSWFDGEQLKALMPIQNQGTSAQNIAGICRDYMEFNGNRKLFLKRYKYQAVAIYKHEEELVFQA